The following proteins are co-located in the Shouchella hunanensis genome:
- a CDS encoding peptidase E gives MKQLIALGGGGFSMEPKNPLLDDYLLKQADVSSPKICFLPTASGDSATYIERFYEAFRQKSCQPSHLSLFKPPTRDLRSFILEKDMIYVGGGNTINLLLLWKHWGLDTFLKEAYENGTILAGLSAGSICWFESGITDSYGDRLEPVKGLGFLSGSHAPHYDGERERRPMFQQLIRTKKIPGGIAADDGVGLHYRDGTLHTIVRSRPNVYAYAVHLIDGRLSEQQLEAIDLNEL, from the coding sequence ATGAAGCAACTGATTGCACTTGGAGGTGGAGGGTTCTCAATGGAACCTAAAAATCCGCTACTCGATGATTATCTATTGAAACAAGCAGACGTCTCTTCACCTAAGATCTGCTTTCTCCCTACAGCAAGCGGAGATTCTGCTACTTACATTGAGCGCTTTTATGAAGCTTTTCGTCAGAAATCGTGCCAGCCGTCGCATTTATCCCTTTTTAAACCACCAACACGTGATCTACGTTCCTTTATCCTTGAGAAAGATATGATTTATGTAGGTGGAGGAAACACGATTAACTTGCTACTGCTTTGGAAGCATTGGGGACTAGATACCTTTTTAAAAGAAGCCTATGAGAATGGAACCATTCTGGCAGGGTTAAGTGCAGGCTCAATCTGCTGGTTTGAAAGTGGGATTACCGATTCGTACGGTGACAGACTAGAACCGGTAAAAGGGTTAGGCTTCCTATCTGGAAGTCATGCCCCGCACTACGACGGAGAACGCGAGCGAAGACCTATGTTCCAACAGCTCATTCGCACCAAAAAAATTCCAGGAGGGATTGCCGCAGATGACGGAGTTGGTTTGCATTATCGTGATGGGACGTTACACACAATCGTACGCTCTCGACCAAATGTATATGCATACGCTGTGCATTTAATTGATGGCAGGTTATCCGAACAGCAATTAGAAGCGATTGATCTCAACGAACTATAA
- a CDS encoding NUDIX hydrolase, whose product MDYKTPKHILSSATIVLNKQQELLLIKGPKRGWEFPGGQVEEGESLVDAAVRETKEETGLDIEITQFCGIFQNTTASICNTLYLANVIGGEMTTTPEALEVGFFPIEDALNMVTYRNFKERIEYCLDPSKPPFLIVF is encoded by the coding sequence ATGGATTATAAAACGCCGAAACATATTCTTTCTTCTGCCACAATTGTCTTGAACAAACAGCAAGAACTATTACTCATTAAAGGGCCGAAGCGGGGGTGGGAGTTTCCTGGTGGACAGGTAGAAGAAGGTGAATCGTTGGTAGACGCTGCGGTTCGAGAAACCAAAGAAGAAACCGGATTGGACATCGAAATCACTCAATTTTGCGGCATTTTTCAAAATACGACTGCTTCGATCTGCAACACTCTATACTTAGCTAACGTTATAGGTGGCGAAATGACTACAACCCCAGAAGCCCTTGAAGTTGGTTTTTTTCCGATTGAAGATGCCTTAAACATGGTTACGTATCGCAATTTCAAGGAACGAATTGAATACTGTCTTGATCCATCAAAACCACCTTTTCTTATTGTCTTTTAG
- a CDS encoding RraA family protein — MSTTNIVLHQAPELLPKEWVERAKKVSTTLLSDVMDRPIEMEHPIKPCHIDSVLVGTAVTIDVESGDNLAVHHAIYHSQPGHVLVVNANGYEKRAVIGELMAAAAEALHLNGFVIDGFIRDLSTLSKSTFPVFSRGAVPGGPKKNGPGRVNDPIQCGGLAIQPGDFIMGDADGVIVLPREEVEGALQRAEEKAHYEAERLKKIAEGQIKPAWLKTV; from the coding sequence ATGAGTACCACGAACATCGTTTTACATCAAGCACCTGAATTGTTACCTAAAGAATGGGTGGAACGAGCAAAAAAAGTAAGCACCACTCTATTAAGTGATGTAATGGATAGACCGATTGAAATGGAGCATCCGATTAAACCATGTCATATTGATAGCGTATTAGTAGGAACCGCTGTAACGATTGATGTAGAAAGCGGAGATAATTTAGCTGTTCATCACGCAATCTATCACTCTCAACCTGGTCATGTACTCGTTGTAAATGCTAACGGCTATGAAAAGCGTGCCGTTATTGGTGAACTAATGGCAGCAGCAGCTGAAGCGTTGCACTTAAATGGCTTTGTCATTGATGGCTTTATCCGTGATTTGTCTACTTTATCAAAATCTACGTTTCCGGTGTTTAGTCGTGGGGCAGTACCTGGTGGACCCAAAAAAAATGGTCCTGGTCGTGTGAATGATCCGATTCAATGTGGAGGGTTAGCGATCCAACCTGGAGATTTTATTATGGGTGACGCAGATGGTGTGATTGTATTGCCACGTGAAGAAGTTGAAGGAGCACTTCAGCGCGCTGAAGAAAAGGCTCATTATGAAGCAGAACGATTAAAGAAAATCGCAGAAGGTCAAATTAAGCCTGCTTGGTTAAAAACTGTTTAA
- a CDS encoding 3-ketoacyl-ACP reductase: MQSIKGKVALITGAGRGIGRSTAIAFAKEGIHVGLVGRTLENLQNVANELKEYDVNVAVAAASIEEIDSITKAVEQVRTELGPIDILVNNAGISKFGGFMDLTPEDWTNIIDVNVKGVYYTTRAVLPEMVERQTGDIITIASTAGQKGAPATSAYTASKAAVIGLSESLMMEVRKQNIRVTTLTPSTVATDMAKDLQLTDGNPDKVMQPEDLADLMVAQLKLHPRVVLKHAGLWSNNP; this comes from the coding sequence ATGCAATCGATTAAAGGAAAAGTAGCCCTTATTACAGGTGCAGGAAGAGGAATTGGGCGATCTACTGCTATTGCTTTTGCAAAAGAAGGTATTCATGTAGGGCTGGTGGGACGTACATTGGAAAATCTGCAAAACGTCGCAAATGAATTAAAAGAATACGATGTGAATGTCGCTGTTGCCGCTGCATCAATTGAAGAGATTGACTCTATCACAAAGGCAGTAGAGCAGGTTCGTACTGAATTAGGGCCTATTGACATTCTTGTCAACAATGCGGGAATCTCAAAATTTGGCGGCTTTATGGACTTAACACCTGAAGATTGGACAAACATTATCGATGTCAATGTGAAAGGCGTCTATTACACAACCCGTGCGGTATTACCAGAGATGGTAGAACGTCAAACAGGGGACATCATTACCATTGCTTCTACTGCAGGACAAAAAGGTGCCCCAGCAACGAGTGCCTATACTGCATCAAAAGCAGCTGTTATTGGTTTAAGTGAATCGTTAATGATGGAAGTTCGTAAACAGAATATCCGGGTAACGACGCTAACGCCAAGTACAGTCGCCACAGATATGGCAAAAGACCTTCAACTAACAGATGGTAATCCTGATAAGGTGATGCAGCCAGAAGACTTGGCTGACTTAATGGTCGCACAGCTTAAACTTCACCCACGAGTGGTATTAAAACACGCAGGCTTATGGTCCAATAATCCATAA
- a CDS encoding RtcB family protein — MLEAKGAYNSAKIFTNSIDSTAMDQIVELCNQSFVEGSTIRIMPDTHAGAGCTIGTTMTIQDKVVPNLVGVDIGCGLEVAIVDKQKDEVNFDQLDDVIRTKVPHGFNVRSQQNRHPYGEQIDFPSIRAPFNENRALNSVGTLGGGNHFIELNEYGNKIALVIHSGSRNLGKQIAEHYQGRAYDGLMTQRQERDALIDQLKQENRNNEIQAALSAYKRPTIKRDLAYLEGEGFIDYMHDMGIAQQYARLNRKAMVDEIIKGMGWTISNSFTTIHNYIDLEQKILRKGAISAQKGERVIIPLNMRDGSILATGKGNKEWNYSGPHGAGRLMSRRKAKDTFNLGEFKDAMAGIWTTSLSEETIDEAPMVYKPMKDILEQIQDSVEVQHIIKPLYNFKAK, encoded by the coding sequence TTGTTAGAAGCAAAAGGAGCATACAATAGCGCAAAAATCTTTACAAACTCAATTGATTCTACAGCTATGGATCAAATTGTTGAATTGTGTAATCAATCGTTTGTAGAAGGGTCCACAATACGAATTATGCCAGACACTCATGCTGGTGCAGGCTGTACGATTGGAACAACGATGACCATTCAAGACAAGGTTGTGCCTAATCTTGTTGGTGTTGACATTGGCTGTGGGCTCGAAGTAGCTATAGTTGATAAACAGAAAGACGAGGTCAACTTTGATCAGCTTGACGATGTGATTCGCACAAAGGTCCCACATGGGTTTAACGTCCGTTCCCAGCAAAATAGACATCCCTATGGAGAACAAATTGATTTTCCATCCATTCGTGCACCGTTTAATGAGAACCGAGCTTTAAATAGTGTTGGTACATTAGGTGGTGGCAATCACTTTATTGAGCTAAATGAGTATGGGAATAAGATCGCCCTTGTTATTCACTCTGGGTCTAGAAATTTAGGAAAACAAATAGCTGAGCATTATCAAGGTCGTGCTTATGATGGGTTAATGACACAAAGGCAAGAACGGGATGCGCTCATTGACCAGTTGAAGCAAGAGAATCGAAATAATGAAATCCAAGCAGCTCTTTCAGCATATAAGCGTCCTACGATTAAAAGGGATTTAGCTTATCTTGAGGGAGAAGGGTTTATCGACTATATGCATGATATGGGCATTGCACAACAGTATGCACGATTAAATCGAAAAGCTATGGTAGACGAGATTATAAAAGGAATGGGGTGGACGATCTCAAACTCATTTACGACCATTCATAATTATATTGATTTGGAGCAAAAGATTTTGCGAAAAGGGGCAATCTCGGCTCAAAAAGGAGAGCGCGTTATTATTCCATTGAATATGCGTGATGGCAGCATATTAGCGACTGGTAAAGGCAATAAAGAGTGGAATTACTCAGGCCCACACGGAGCAGGTCGTTTAATGAGTAGGAGGAAAGCGAAGGATACCTTTAACCTAGGTGAATTTAAGGATGCCATGGCAGGGATATGGACAACTTCTCTATCAGAAGAAACAATTGACGAGGCACCAATGGTGTACAAACCGATGAAAGACATTTTGGAACAGATTCAAGATTCTGTTGAGGTTCAACATATTATCAAGCCCCTGTACAATTTTAAAGCAAAATAA
- a CDS encoding alpha/beta hydrolase: MHYFYHRSQTSTDTFILLHGSAGRESDLLDIAGDLDVSFSVIGLRGEVRDEKGFRYFSRPIKGAFDYEDISYRTEQIHQTIDTLLAEKELPHGKRHLIGYSNGANIATSLLLTHPNDYTSAVLFHPSNLFHNPKEVHLSHTKIFISAGATDTLVAPGEAFALQTQLNQFGAETKLSLTDYGHALINADIEEATKWWKSIYGGAI, translated from the coding sequence ATGCATTACTTTTACCATCGCAGTCAAACATCAACGGATACGTTCATTTTACTTCACGGTAGTGCAGGAAGAGAGTCAGATTTGCTTGACATTGCTGGTGACTTGGATGTCTCCTTTTCCGTTATTGGTCTACGTGGAGAAGTCCGTGATGAAAAAGGGTTTCGTTATTTCTCTCGTCCGATTAAAGGAGCGTTTGATTACGAAGACATCAGCTACCGCACAGAACAGATTCACCAAACGATTGACACGCTTTTAGCTGAAAAAGAGCTCCCTCATGGTAAGCGCCATCTCATCGGCTACTCTAACGGAGCGAATATTGCCACTAGCTTATTATTGACGCACCCTAATGACTATACGAGCGCCGTGTTGTTCCATCCAAGCAACCTGTTCCATAATCCTAAAGAGGTTCATTTGTCACATACAAAGATTTTTATTTCAGCAGGAGCTACTGATACGCTCGTTGCACCTGGAGAAGCCTTCGCGTTACAAACACAGCTGAACCAATTCGGCGCAGAAACAAAACTCTCATTAACCGACTATGGACATGCGTTAATAAATGCAGATATAGAAGAAGCTACAAAATGGTGGAAATCTATTTATGGTGGTGCTATATGA
- a CDS encoding LysE family translocator, with amino-acid sequence MVLSIVFSYLLLGISLGAPIGPVNAARIEKGIQNGFMHSWMVGIGSLFADATFMACVYFGLQRFIDAPFIQSFLWLFGAFVLLYSGIEGMMRSNRFSIIENRHRDTLIHCFFNGFLISISNPMSIMFWLGIYGSIMVKTAETATNQQLLLYTCMIFIGLTMWDLFVASMTSGGRRFLKPATLKAIALLSGLSLVAFGVYFAIHGIQLFV; translated from the coding sequence ATGGTGTTGAGTATCGTATTCAGTTATCTTCTTCTAGGTATAAGCTTAGGTGCACCAATAGGTCCTGTTAATGCCGCAAGAATTGAAAAAGGTATTCAAAATGGCTTCATGCATTCTTGGATGGTGGGAATTGGCAGTCTATTTGCAGATGCAACGTTTATGGCATGTGTCTACTTTGGCTTACAACGATTTATTGACGCCCCTTTTATTCAATCGTTCCTCTGGTTATTTGGCGCCTTTGTTCTTCTTTACTCAGGGATTGAAGGAATGATGCGGTCAAATCGTTTTTCTATTATTGAGAACCGTCATAGAGATACCCTCATTCACTGCTTCTTTAACGGCTTTCTTATTTCTATCTCCAATCCAATGTCGATCATGTTCTGGCTCGGCATTTACGGTTCGATCATGGTGAAAACAGCAGAGACAGCGACAAATCAACAGCTCCTTCTCTATACATGCATGATTTTTATTGGCTTAACCATGTGGGACTTGTTTGTTGCTTCAATGACCAGCGGTGGAAGAAGATTCCTCAAACCGGCGACACTAAAAGCAATTGCCTTATTATCAGGTCTTTCCCTCGTTGCTTTCGGGGTTTACTTTGCGATACATGGTATTCAGTTATTCGTATAA
- a CDS encoding putative holin-like toxin — MSSYEALNLMITIGATVSSFVISLLMLVLSIVLLKKGK; from the coding sequence TTGTCTTCCTATGAAGCATTAAATCTCATGATTACGATTGGTGCGACAGTTTCTTCATTTGTGATCTCACTTCTCATGCTCGTTCTCTCAATTGTGCTTCTGAAAAAAGGAAAATGA
- a CDS encoding TRAP transporter large permease subunit, translating into MGMAVWALISFIVIILIWAIFTRRNIGEAMILGFITTLLFAGDRAFELFLPSLMRGLTHEVVFASLAFIFMAQLINHTGLIGRIIQILNSLIGRLPGGAAYVNTFGSGLFALVAGSGSGIAATTGSITIPWMERSGWRKEHAASIVAGNSGFGSIIPPNSTMFIMLGFAPVAASVGQSSLFIALYVAGLYALVHRVLVVFIMTKRYNIQPVHPDLIQPIGTSFRAGWTSLLIFLGIVVPLLINFGPLANWFVSLEGVGQSAMDAISFIVWVPVFMILFTIIVGRNHLPKGKEEWSRFFEKTAPSYFVIGPVLIFTFATSAVLNEIGLTEQLQALMTSFAVPKWLMIAIVGIVITLVATPLATSATIATIGLASFGALTAVGVDPLLAVVTIMMFGATEGSTPTSGPIYVATGMAKIGAEKTYIPLLIYYTIPLLIISWLIGMGILPIPL; encoded by the coding sequence ATGGGAATGGCAGTGTGGGCACTTATATCATTCATCGTTATTATTTTGATTTGGGCAATTTTCACAAGACGAAATATTGGCGAAGCAATGATATTAGGCTTTATAACAACATTATTATTTGCAGGTGATCGAGCATTTGAATTATTTCTTCCCAGTTTAATGAGAGGGCTTACACATGAAGTCGTTTTTGCATCCTTAGCGTTTATTTTTATGGCTCAACTCATTAATCATACTGGGCTTATCGGACGCATTATTCAGATCCTTAATTCATTAATTGGACGGCTGCCTGGAGGAGCTGCTTATGTGAACACCTTTGGCTCTGGCTTATTCGCACTTGTAGCAGGTTCAGGTTCAGGAATTGCTGCAACGACAGGCTCTATCACCATACCTTGGATGGAACGTTCTGGTTGGAGAAAAGAGCATGCTGCATCAATCGTCGCTGGAAACTCTGGGTTTGGTAGTATTATCCCGCCTAACTCCACGATGTTCATTATGTTAGGGTTTGCACCGGTTGCTGCTAGTGTTGGGCAAAGCAGCTTATTTATTGCCCTGTACGTTGCCGGTCTTTATGCATTGGTTCATCGAGTACTCGTCGTCTTTATTATGACGAAACGCTATAACATTCAACCTGTTCATCCGGATTTAATTCAACCAATCGGAACTTCCTTTCGAGCTGGCTGGACATCATTACTCATATTTTTAGGCATTGTCGTTCCACTTCTTATTAATTTTGGACCTCTAGCCAATTGGTTTGTTTCACTAGAGGGTGTTGGGCAATCAGCAATGGACGCGATTTCCTTCATTGTTTGGGTTCCTGTATTTATGATTCTTTTTACTATCATCGTTGGACGCAATCATTTACCAAAAGGGAAAGAAGAATGGAGTCGATTTTTTGAGAAAACAGCTCCTTCATATTTTGTGATTGGACCTGTTTTAATTTTCACATTCGCTACTAGTGCTGTCTTAAATGAAATTGGATTAACCGAGCAATTACAAGCACTCATGACATCTTTTGCCGTTCCTAAATGGCTTATGATTGCCATTGTCGGGATCGTTATTACATTAGTGGCAACACCATTAGCAACATCGGCAACAATAGCAACAATTGGTCTTGCTTCATTTGGCGCTCTTACAGCTGTTGGCGTTGACCCGCTACTTGCGGTCGTTACCATTATGATGTTTGGAGCAACTGAAGGAAGTACACCAACCTCAGGACCTATCTATGTAGCAACTGGAATGGCCAAAATCGGTGCAGAGAAAACATACATCCCGTTACTAATTTATTACACGATTCCATTATTGATTATTAGTTGGTTGATTGGAATGGGCATACTCCCAATTCCTTTATAG
- a CDS encoding UDPGP type 1 family protein, which yields MTTYEAIHTKVSMYHQEHLVDFYHELDEHEQQALLKQIDQLDLSSIPSMTAKGEQTNTSITALPSQSALELADQEKAQLYNRGVSLLSEGKVAVVLLAGGQGTRLGHVGPKGTVTMDDTPETSLFALQAKQIQAQQREANVQIPWYIMTSPINDKDTRTFFADNHYFGLKREQVTFFIQDVSPAITPEGKIILADKGQIFQAPNGNGGVFTSMKKAGILKEMKANGIEWIFFNNIDNALVQVADPLFIGYADRDGADISTKSVKKVTPSEKVGVLGQRDGKPAVIEYSELTEEERHHPLLQDANIGIHLFKLDFLYRTADASLPYHLAHKKIPSIATDGTKIDPVEPNGYKLELFYFDVFPLASSMTIFQVDRENEFLPVKNKTGQDSLEEARTRFSS from the coding sequence ATGACAACCTATGAAGCCATACATACAAAAGTCTCCATGTATCATCAAGAACATCTAGTAGACTTTTATCATGAATTAGACGAACATGAACAACAAGCGCTATTGAAACAAATTGACCAATTGGATCTAAGTTCTATTCCAAGCATGACTGCTAAGGGTGAGCAGACGAATACGTCGATAACAGCACTCCCTAGTCAATCGGCACTTGAATTAGCAGATCAGGAAAAAGCACAGCTATACAATAGAGGTGTTTCATTGCTTTCAGAAGGAAAAGTTGCAGTCGTTTTACTTGCTGGAGGTCAAGGAACACGATTAGGCCACGTCGGCCCTAAAGGAACCGTGACGATGGATGACACGCCGGAAACGTCTTTATTCGCTCTTCAAGCAAAACAGATCCAAGCTCAACAGCGAGAAGCGAATGTGCAGATTCCTTGGTACATTATGACGAGCCCCATAAATGATAAAGATACGCGAACTTTTTTTGCCGATAACCATTATTTTGGACTGAAAAGGGAACAAGTTACGTTTTTCATACAGGATGTAAGCCCAGCAATCACCCCAGAAGGCAAAATAATCCTTGCCGATAAGGGACAAATCTTTCAAGCCCCTAACGGAAACGGCGGCGTTTTTACTTCTATGAAAAAAGCCGGTATTCTTAAAGAAATGAAAGCGAACGGAATTGAATGGATTTTCTTCAACAACATTGATAATGCACTGGTGCAAGTAGCGGATCCCCTTTTTATTGGTTATGCCGATCGAGACGGAGCGGACATTTCTACTAAATCAGTTAAAAAGGTTACGCCAAGTGAGAAGGTTGGGGTGCTAGGTCAACGAGACGGGAAGCCTGCGGTTATCGAATACTCCGAATTAACGGAAGAAGAGCGCCATCATCCTCTTCTTCAAGATGCGAATATTGGCATCCATCTGTTCAAGCTCGATTTTCTTTATCGCACGGCTGATGCTTCACTCCCCTACCATTTAGCACACAAAAAAATCCCATCGATTGCAACGGACGGGACTAAGATAGATCCAGTGGAACCCAACGGCTATAAGCTAGAATTGTTTTATTTCGATGTGTTTCCACTCGCTTCAAGCATGACCATTTTCCAAGTGGATCGAGAAAACGAATTTTTGCCAGTGAAAAACAAAACAGGACAAGATAGTTTGGAAGAAGCGAGAACACGATTTTCCTCTTAA
- a CDS encoding SMI1/KNR4 family protein produces MQTIWAEDNMGISLDSVTDTTVREAEERLGVALPPTYVALVKVQNGGSLTANAVPSPSKDIQEPYIEVEEIFGIGDGGISDSPYLIKEWDLPAGIVLFSGTGHSWLAFDYRQTKENSPIVYFEVDAETMEYPLAEHFDAFLEMLYVEEGEDWEDADDEDEILTHQAFEALMKEKDSEKLRYGIERTLQFEMDYEWLGNIYLKLSTYPDHLIRAEIANQIWSMKSAFLDENVLATLVQVFKEDANQEVQSYAELLEEKINLSYDQWQSNLDGTGTSPLVYDQKRIIHVYKDEGAWIVEIEGKDLEQRYSSKKALLDEFKLNDLTIEQVWERMALL; encoded by the coding sequence ATGCAAACCATTTGGGCCGAGGACAATATGGGGATTTCATTGGACTCAGTTACAGACACAACAGTACGCGAGGCGGAAGAACGACTAGGAGTAGCATTACCTCCTACATATGTAGCGTTAGTTAAGGTACAAAACGGAGGATCTCTGACAGCAAATGCGGTTCCATCCCCTTCAAAAGATATACAAGAACCGTATATAGAGGTAGAAGAAATCTTTGGCATTGGTGATGGGGGCATTTCTGACTCCCCTTATTTAATTAAAGAGTGGGATTTGCCAGCGGGCATTGTCCTTTTTTCTGGGACGGGTCATTCGTGGCTAGCGTTTGATTATCGTCAAACGAAAGAGAACTCGCCAATCGTTTATTTTGAAGTGGATGCAGAGACTATGGAGTATCCTTTAGCAGAACATTTCGATGCCTTTTTAGAAATGTTGTATGTGGAAGAGGGAGAGGACTGGGAGGATGCAGATGATGAAGATGAGATACTAACTCATCAAGCTTTTGAAGCATTAATGAAAGAAAAGGATAGTGAGAAACTGAGATATGGAATTGAACGTACATTGCAATTTGAAATGGATTATGAGTGGTTAGGAAACATTTATTTGAAGCTAAGTACATATCCAGACCATCTCATTCGCGCAGAAATAGCGAATCAAATATGGAGTATGAAGTCGGCTTTTTTAGATGAGAATGTATTGGCAACACTTGTTCAAGTTTTTAAAGAAGACGCTAATCAAGAAGTACAGTCATATGCTGAATTGCTCGAAGAAAAAATAAACTTGTCTTATGATCAATGGCAGTCAAACCTTGATGGAACTGGTACGAGTCCCTTAGTATATGATCAAAAACGTATCATTCATGTTTATAAAGACGAGGGTGCTTGGATAGTAGAAATAGAGGGAAAAGACCTTGAGCAACGATACTCTTCAAAAAAGGCATTGCTTGATGAGTTTAAATTAAATGATTTGACAATTGAACAAGTGTGGGAACGAATGGCATTGTTATAG
- a CDS encoding ring-cleaving dioxygenase, protein MKLHGHHHVSSLTANAERNLAFYRNILGMKLVKKTVNQDNTSNYHLFYADAKGSPGTEVTFFEIPLLAQKREGTNRIYEIGLLVSSSEALQFWLERFKTYHVEHEDIRERNGVLVLPFQDPDGHRMSLIVDEGAEPVLENGTEDVPGEHAIIGLGPATLQVRYAEPTAQVLTDVLGYTKSGHYKNGEYAVHVFQIGESGLAGEIHVEENKDLPKAREGRGSVHHIAFRVKTEEELHQWVQHIEKEGFTTSGFVDRYYFKSLYFREPNGILYELATDGPGFDIDESVENFGKALSLPPFLEPKRKDIEAKLKPLRT, encoded by the coding sequence ATGAAGCTTCATGGTCATCATCACGTATCGTCATTAACAGCAAATGCGGAACGGAACTTAGCGTTTTACAGAAACATTCTTGGAATGAAACTAGTAAAAAAAACGGTTAATCAAGACAACACGTCGAATTATCATTTGTTTTATGCAGATGCAAAAGGATCTCCAGGCACAGAAGTGACCTTTTTTGAGATTCCGTTATTGGCACAGAAAAGGGAAGGAACCAATCGTATTTACGAAATTGGACTACTTGTTTCCTCAAGCGAAGCGCTCCAGTTTTGGCTTGAGCGTTTTAAAACGTATCATGTAGAGCATGAAGACATACGTGAAAGAAATGGCGTGCTTGTTTTGCCTTTTCAAGATCCAGATGGTCATCGTATGAGTCTTATTGTTGATGAGGGTGCGGAACCCGTTCTTGAAAATGGAACAGAAGACGTGCCTGGTGAGCATGCTATTATTGGCCTTGGACCTGCAACGTTACAAGTTCGCTATGCAGAACCGACAGCTCAAGTGCTAACGGACGTACTTGGTTACACCAAAAGTGGTCATTATAAGAATGGCGAGTACGCGGTTCACGTTTTTCAAATTGGGGAAAGTGGACTAGCTGGTGAAATTCATGTTGAAGAAAATAAAGATTTACCAAAAGCACGTGAGGGAAGAGGAAGTGTTCATCACATTGCCTTTCGTGTAAAAACAGAGGAAGAGCTTCACCAATGGGTGCAACATATTGAGAAGGAAGGGTTTACGACATCTGGTTTTGTTGATCGTTATTATTTTAAATCACTGTACTTCAGAGAGCCGAACGGTATTCTTTATGAATTAGCAACAGATGGGCCAGGTTTTGACATTGATGAATCGGTAGAAAACTTTGGAAAGGCACTTTCGCTGCCGCCATTTCTTGAGCCAAAGCGTAAAGACATTGAAGCGAAATTAAAGCCTTTACGAACGTAA
- a CDS encoding MarR family winged helix-turn-helix transcriptional regulator, with product MKQNNKSREDVLALLVWFRLSRTYHHSLKQSNTFLKEWGLTVAQFDVLVHIGTNKRLSQLDLANSLLVTKGNITKLLAKMEENGWIKREKEKRSKYLSLTENGKQLYDDIVPQQEHQQAAYFNHLTNDELKQLHTLLKKVQEPHTT from the coding sequence ATGAAACAAAACAACAAATCAAGAGAAGACGTCCTTGCGCTTCTCGTCTGGTTCAGATTATCGCGAACGTATCATCATAGCTTAAAGCAATCAAACACGTTTCTTAAGGAGTGGGGGTTAACCGTTGCACAATTTGATGTGCTCGTTCATATCGGAACGAATAAGCGTCTCTCTCAACTAGACCTAGCCAATTCTCTCCTCGTAACAAAAGGGAACATTACAAAGCTCTTAGCGAAAATGGAAGAAAACGGCTGGATTAAACGAGAAAAAGAAAAACGCTCAAAATACTTGTCTTTAACAGAGAATGGCAAGCAATTGTACGACGACATTGTGCCTCAGCAAGAGCATCAACAAGCCGCTTATTTCAATCACTTAACAAATGACGAATTAAAGCAATTACACACATTACTAAAGAAAGTTCAAGAGCCACACACAACATAA